Proteins from a single region of Streptomyces glaucescens:
- a CDS encoding DUF1996 domain-containing protein → MGRNTRKRRTPLATKAIAASAALALGGGGLIWANFYASAHEDEDRWPNRTRSATAQVATIDCPDVGQRLYDVPDRARGEVDGELATLDQQITEAYQRLATTRDAQAQDPGYVQNAILQPLKDRRKAIIDRIQLEINRAGGNASEDLDTLSGCTGTPAEQPQTTDGQTGDGQNGDGQQDGGQQDGDGQQDGGDQNQDGGDQNQDGNGDGQQDDGQQGGNGGQAGNGPVAADFQDITTVQPNSRNLPNGLAANGRSGSRGVFITKCGTNGNDNHNTDNVIVAPGVTNGAHHLHDYVGNQNNDAFASDEDLARADTSCQNPGDRSSYFWPVLRLQDGSQDFDQNDAGGGTEGNVGRILEPRQAQLKFVGNKRGPVVAMPTALRIITGDAKAFVNGLANANTSWSCTGFEDRQLTDKYPLCPEGSDVVRTSKFQSCWDGQNIDSANHRTHVAFVQPDGSCPGGFKAIPQLQVRLVYDVPAPTIENGVVQNPFAVDTFPEQLHKPITDHNDFINFFSPELMNKMVKCINTGRKCQ, encoded by the coding sequence ATGGGACGCAACACACGAAAACGCCGTACGCCGCTGGCCACCAAGGCCATTGCCGCATCGGCGGCCCTAGCGCTCGGTGGGGGCGGGCTGATCTGGGCGAACTTCTACGCCTCGGCGCACGAGGACGAGGACCGCTGGCCGAACCGGACCCGGTCGGCGACGGCGCAGGTCGCCACCATCGACTGCCCGGACGTCGGCCAGCGGCTCTACGACGTGCCGGACCGGGCCCGGGGTGAGGTGGACGGCGAACTGGCCACCCTGGACCAGCAGATCACCGAGGCCTACCAGCGGCTGGCGACCACCCGGGACGCCCAGGCCCAGGACCCGGGCTACGTCCAGAACGCGATCCTCCAGCCGCTCAAGGACCGCCGCAAGGCGATCATCGACCGCATCCAGCTGGAGATCAACCGGGCCGGCGGCAACGCCTCCGAGGACCTGGACACCCTCTCCGGCTGCACCGGCACCCCGGCGGAACAGCCGCAGACCACGGACGGCCAGACCGGCGACGGGCAGAACGGCGACGGCCAGCAGGACGGCGGTCAGCAGGACGGTGACGGCCAGCAGGACGGCGGGGACCAGAACCAGGACGGCGGGGACCAGAACCAGGACGGCAACGGCGACGGCCAGCAGGACGACGGCCAGCAGGGAGGCAACGGCGGTCAGGCCGGCAACGGCCCGGTGGCGGCGGACTTCCAGGACATCACCACCGTCCAGCCGAACTCCCGCAACCTGCCGAACGGCCTCGCCGCCAACGGCCGGTCCGGTTCGCGCGGCGTCTTCATCACCAAGTGCGGCACCAACGGCAACGACAACCACAACACGGACAACGTGATCGTCGCCCCCGGTGTCACCAACGGCGCCCACCACCTGCACGACTACGTCGGCAACCAGAACAACGACGCCTTCGCGAGCGACGAGGACCTGGCCCGCGCCGACACCAGCTGCCAGAACCCGGGCGACCGGTCGTCGTACTTCTGGCCGGTGCTGCGCCTCCAGGACGGTTCGCAGGACTTCGACCAGAACGACGCCGGCGGCGGCACCGAGGGCAACGTCGGCCGGATCCTGGAGCCGCGGCAGGCCCAGCTGAAGTTCGTCGGCAACAAGCGCGGCCCGGTCGTCGCGATGCCGACGGCCCTGCGCATCATCACCGGTGACGCCAAGGCCTTCGTCAACGGCCTCGCGAACGCCAACACCTCCTGGAGCTGCACGGGCTTCGAGGACCGGCAGCTCACGGACAAGTACCCGCTGTGCCCCGAGGGCAGCGACGTGGTGCGCACGTCCAAGTTCCAGAGCTGCTGGGACGGCCAGAACATCGACAGCGCCAACCACCGCACCCATGTGGCGTTCGTCCAGCCCGACGGCTCCTGCCCCGGCGGCTTCAAGGCGATCCCCCAGCTCCAGGTCCGGCTGGTCTACGACGTCCCGGCCCCGACCATCGAGAACGGCGTGGTGCAGAACCCGTTCGCGGTGGACACCTTCCCGGAACAGCTGCACAAGCCGATCACCGACCACAACGACTTCATCAACTTCTTCTCCCCCGAGCTGATGAACAAGATGGTCAAGTGCATCAACACCGGCCGCAAGTGCCAGTAG
- a CDS encoding tetratricopeptide repeat protein, producing MDQDWEGRVTAAWAGFDGYPEERADEFRAVIDALVAELPEGSPDAPFERACAWDSTGHSDRAVPLYREALARGLTGYKARRARIQLASSLRNTGRPQEGVALLTPELDASSDELDDAVRATLALCLSSLGRDREGLSLVLGALARHLPRYQRSMADYARALAEPDPPGPAGR from the coding sequence GTGGACCAGGACTGGGAGGGCCGCGTGACCGCGGCGTGGGCCGGCTTCGACGGCTACCCCGAGGAGCGGGCGGACGAGTTCCGCGCGGTGATCGACGCGCTCGTCGCCGAGCTCCCCGAGGGCAGCCCCGACGCGCCGTTCGAACGGGCCTGCGCCTGGGACTCCACGGGGCACTCCGACAGGGCGGTGCCGCTGTACCGGGAGGCGCTGGCGCGCGGGCTCACCGGCTACAAGGCGCGTCGGGCCAGGATCCAGCTCGCCAGCTCGCTGCGGAACACCGGACGTCCGCAGGAGGGCGTCGCGCTGCTGACCCCGGAACTCGACGCGTCGTCCGACGAGCTGGACGACGCGGTGCGCGCCACGCTCGCGCTGTGCCTGTCCAGCCTCGGCCGCGACCGGGAGGGACTGTCCCTGGTGCTCGGCGCCCTCGCCCGTCACCTGCCCCGCTACCAGCGCTCGATGGCGGACTACGCCCGTGCCCTGGCCGAGCCGGATCCCCCCGGTCCCGCAGGGCGGTGA